In Ochotona princeps isolate mOchPri1 chromosome 22, mOchPri1.hap1, whole genome shotgun sequence, the following are encoded in one genomic region:
- the C22H20orf202 gene encoding LOW QUALITY PROTEIN: uncharacterized protein C20orf202 homolog (The sequence of the model RefSeq protein was modified relative to this genomic sequence to represent the inferred CDS: substituted 1 base at 1 genomic stop codon), whose translation MGMVLCCQPERGGRLCXSKVPWVQHQVSVKVSPKDSEMKSAEKPNPSLRQSLEWLRKELADMQLQDQQLLLTLRQLHSALEELRAETVHRDDARSNGGNSPIRARTGSEGRGCQPVSLRRLAQLRAEESRRSSLP comes from the exons ATGGGCATGGT ACTCTGCTGCCAGCCTGAAAGAGGTGGGAGGCTGTGCTAGTCAAAGGTCCCTTGGGTCCAGCACCAGGTCAGTGTCAAGGTCTCTCCCAAGGACTCCGAGATGAAATCAGCGGAGAAGCCAAACCCAAGTCTCAGGCAGAGCCTGGAGTGGCTGAGAAAGGAACTG GCTGACATGCAGCTGCAGGACCAGCAGCTCCTACTCACACTCAGGCAGCTTCACAGTGCCCTGGAGGAGCTGAGAGCTGAGACCGTCCACCGGGATGATGCCAGGTCCAACGGAGGGAACTCTCCCATCAGGGCTCGGACGGGCTCTGAAGGCAGGGGCTGCCAACCTGTCTCCTTGAGGCGGCTGGCCCAGCTCCGAGCAGAAGAAAGCAGACGGAGTTCCCTCCCTTAA